The following DNA comes from Alnus glutinosa chromosome 6, dhAlnGlut1.1, whole genome shotgun sequence.
GATTTTACCAAATGTTtaagtgcgtttttaaaaatcgcgtTTTGAAATTGCAGGtttcaaaatcacaatttttttgaaTCACATTTCGATATCGCAAAACCCAAACTACAATGAAGTACTATTTATTTAACTCGTTCAGGTTCTCAAATGAGAAACAATTTCCAGGCTTTAACATTTCCATATAAAGCACATGTAGTCAGCTCCTTTATGTACAGTTAGTTTCAAGCCATCATATACTGATTTGGAACGTGCCCAAAGGCCCCAAACCAACAAGTTCCAACTACTCAGCTTGAATAAGCATGACTATCCTCTAACCCTTCAACCGGCACAGCATACGGCGAATTCCAGTCGGCATCAAAGACTAGTTGAAGCTGCGAAACAATGGCAGGATTGTACGTTCCAAAGCTTACACCAGATGTTGTATAAAAGTAATCCCAAACAAGATTGCTTGTCCCAATGTGGGCGCGCACATTACTAACTGCATACTTTCCATGGTTTACCCTGGTATATCCAGGGTATATATTTCCTGTACTGGTTCTGTTTTGAGTGGCAGGTCCCGTCGAATTGAAACCCGGAACCATATAGTACTTAATCTCAACTTTTCCAGAACATTTGTTGTACTTTGATGAAGAGCAAAGAACATTGGAGTAGAGGAGAGACTTCAAGTACTGATCGGTGTTGTTGATAAAATGTGCCCAGTGCGCGACCAATATCTTTACGGTTGCATGCTTGGAGAAGACAACCTACTAGTTCATAAAATTTGTAAGAGTGTGAAACCTAGGAATGTTGAAAGATATAGAACAtgtgaaaatatatttaatgaGTGAAATCATGTTGGGTAACAGCAGTAGAAGTAAGTCTCTCTAGGTTGCCATAGCAATGGAAATAAGATTTTCTATGTATGTAAAAAATCATCATGAGGAACATGGgaatggcatttttttttctttcttcttcttgtgcCTTCAAAGATAGGGACACTTGAAATTGCAAGATGGCATGATTTGTTAAGAAAATGGCCAAAACCTAGGGATcactctctattttattttttgcgctaCCAACTTCCATAACTACTCACTGCATATAAGATAATTGGTTCTATGTTCTACAAACAATATTCCTTGTGTGTGCTTAGTCCTGGATTAGATAGCCAAACAAAGTTTGGAAATGTATACTGCAATCATCAACACATAACAATGACAGCATTATCACTTATTGTTCGCTACCACACTGCAGAAACTTTATTCAGGGAAGGCGTGGGAAGTGGCATTAAAGCCTACATTAGGCTTAGAATCGAACTGGAATGAATACCTAGAGCTTGGTTTTAACATTGGGGTCCTCCTATATCAGGTTGAAGCCAATGCATTTAAAAAAGggaaagtgtgtgtgtgtcccaGTATGGGAAACTCCATAAGTATCGGAAGCTATCTTGTGGTTTATGTTTGCATGTAATAATCTCATCTATGTCCTAAATGAAAGTGAAGCGGTCTTTTGTGTGTGCTCCAAATCACATTGGCATTGAGTGTGGAAATCCCTACACAAGAGAGCCAAAAACAAACTTTAAAGCCTCCAAtcgaaaataagaaataaaatgttACAAAAGACCATGACGACGATGATGTTTCATGGGCAAGACAGGCCCCAAGTATTGTGGTGTACACATGAAAAATGAGACACCAGCCTCTAAGGATGCAACCCTAAACCTCTCCGTGTAAAACTAGCACACTCCTTAGAAATTAGAATAGTGGCCAATACTAATTTGCTAACTGGTTATAGCAATAAACATAACAATGTTTCAAGAAAATAAGGAGCGGTGACTTGGGAGTTACCTTTGATATGGCAGACGAAAGGGATGGCCAATAAACTGTTTGTTTCATATATTGAGATTGACCTAGCCAGTCCATGGTACTAATTCTAACAGTTCCTCCATTTCCTACAGATTTTATTGTACCCACCCAAGCCTGTTCGTCAGCCTGGTATCTGCCAAACAATAGCTGCCAACCACAAATGGCAACCAAATTGAAGGATAAAACACAACACTTTAAAATGCTAAGCATGCACAGCCAGAAAAAGCAAGAACAATTAACATTTTAGACATGCTACAAGTGCAGATAATATCAACCTTTAATAAGGCCCCCGATGGGTTTTAATTGTCATCTTGATGATCTCAGTAGTTTCACCTATCAAAATTTAGTTATAAGGCATCTCAAAATCACctgaaaaatagttttatttatttctagaCTTCCacagaatttatatatatatacataactcAGCATTTGAAATGAGTTTGATAAGCATGTATGGGATAAGATTCCAATGATGCCATTTCAGTTCTACATTAGAGTTGCATGTAATGGTTCGGTTCTAAATGATGGGTTTGTGCCTTACTATTACTAAAAGAGTGAAGTTGATTTCAAAGCAAACCTAGATTTGTGTTGAATAACAGAACAAAAGCCATATCAACAACAAAATGTTAGGAATTCTATATTACCTCTGGAGGAGCAAAAGAGAGATAGCTGGATTCAGGCTGCAAATTTGAATAGTTGTACCCAGGAGTCTGAAATGGTATTTTAAACATATAAGGGTTGGCAAGTACAGGATATCCTGCTACATGGGGAGTCCTCACAAATTGAGGAAGAGGCGACCTGTGATGACATAACTATACATAGTCAAGTTCCATAAGATTTTATCTTTACACGTCATTTGCTTGCCAAAATGACCAAAGATGATAATAAATTATGACATCTTTAGGAAAAGTGAACCAAATGGTCAGGCTTTCTTTGCTAGTGGTATGAGTGCGCTATAGCCAAGCTCGTAAATGACCAGATACCAaatgaattttttcttttttttctttggagggGGGTTGTAATTAAAATGTATCAAAATGGCTGCAGTGTATTAATTAGGTGATCAGCCTCATAAAAGAGCCGCAGAAAAGAAGGTTTCTGAATGATGGATAAGATTGTACTTTTTCTtctaatagaaaaataattgtaTTGTAAGAAACTTGCAGGTGGAATATTGACTATACTAGAAATCCTTCTGCAGGTAGATCAAATTTTAATTCAGCATAaatattcagaaaataaaaattttatttttcaagcaaTCACCATCACAGTTGTTTTCAAGGAAACTAAGctgtgtaaaaaaaatttaactaagTTCTTGTTATAGAGCCTGTCCATTATACTGAAGTTCCTGCCATGTACACTATAAGCCAAAATGGAGTACTGGTCCTACAGGCTTGAGGCCACCACTCAGAAGGGGCCATCACTGAATTATTGCCAAGCAAACTGATTTTCAAGCAAATTCTGCATAAAAGTACCAGCTTAATTTCAAAGCAAAAGTCTGTATTAGATTCATCTTGCAAATACACAATTCTCCCTTCCCTAATTACAAAGTTCCGGACAAGAAAAGGAATACATAGTGATTGAATATCAAAATAACCACGCAAAAACaaaagccaaaagaaaaaatcatataGAAGGAATTTGAAAGGCAATTAATATTCTAGAAGAAGCATGAGCGGCAATTCCAATTGAGTTAAACCAATTTGATGCCAAACTATCCAGACACTACATGAACATAAAGGATTTTTACATATTATAACTTTTGAAACCTTAGACTCAACTGAACTTGTTTCTCAGAATAAGCTTCTGGCATACCTGCACCTCTCTTTAGAATCAACAAAATGTGACCAGCAAGGAACTTTTCTATCAGTCTGCCATTGTTGATCCGACACAGTTTTGGTGTAAGCCGAAGAATTGAGATGTGCAAGTTTCCACAAGTTGTCAAAGTAGACCTCAACCTTCTTTGCAATTCGTGGACAACCAACAAGATAAATACCAATTTCCTTCACCTATAACCATTCAATAAAAAGGGCACCTTATAACATGGGGCAATGACAAACCAACATGCTGAAACAATTAGAAGCAAATTAACAGATAAATACGATTTAATGATTGTTCTTAATTTGCTTCTTTGTCCGTTCTTCTCTTTGCAGGGGTCTCATTCTCACCTCTTTATCCAAATGACATGCTACTAATTAAAAATTCATCCCACAAAATTTTATCACCCAATTATTACTATTCTGTTTCTAGTGCcagaaaaacccaaaatggAGCAACCAGCAATTCCCTATGAAGACCTCACATGAATGTAAAATCTAGGAAAGGTTTTTCGAAATAGCAGTATAACACAGTTTTAAAAAGTCATCCTCATCTGCATTCCTTGACGAACCTGATCTAAAAAGACTCAATTTGTGTGAAGCTAGATAGATTTGTTTCTTATAATGAACGGCCACAAAGCCCATCCTATCGGTAACCTACATTCAAACGAATAATTCTGTACCTTCAGTGAAAGCCAGAtagatttgttttttataatgAACGGCCACAAAACCCATCTTATCGGTAACCTACAGTCAAACCTATTATCCTGTATCTTCAGTGAAAATTTTCTTCTCTGCCATGCCAATACAACTTATTCAGAACTCATTAATACCCATGTAACCACAGAGAAGATAATCCGTGCGGCCATCAGTAATGACATTATTTG
Coding sequences within:
- the LOC133870046 gene encoding uncharacterized protein LOC133870046, yielding MRVTGRRITIFLFMFLLATLSMPPGSESSPQCKAWLVQSIPTDMPHLPRVPGVLSTGDVFRWLAGNSTQRLDVIAQYWQLNAHPDDPRSGDYGYSEAQMNNFGAPQGSHVYQAIEHAADRNVSMRLLSHSGVYPDYTEEPSKLASGRPNVENVTLLLSEWWGSGIVHAKVWISDRQDVYIGSANNDWKSLTQVKEIGIYLVGCPRIAKKVEVYFDNLWKLAHLNSSAYTKTVSDQQWQTDRKVPCWSHFVDSKERCRSPLPQFVRTPHVAGYPVLANPYMFKIPFQTPGYNYSNLQPESSYLSFAPPELLFGRYQADEQAWVGTIKSVGNGGTVRISTMDWLGQSQYMKQTVYWPSLSSAISKVVFSKHATVKILVAHWAHFINNTDQYLKSLLYSNVLCSSSKYNKCSGKVEIKYYMVPGFNSTGPATQNRTSTGNIYPGYTRVNHGKYAVSNVRAHIGTSNLVWDYFYTTSGVSFGTYNPAIVSQLQLVFDADWNSPYAVPVEGLEDSHAYSS